One Colias croceus chromosome 28, ilColCroc2.1 DNA window includes the following coding sequences:
- the LOC123704151 gene encoding NADH dehydrogenase [ubiquinone] 1 alpha subcomplex subunit 8, giving the protein MTITNDVVLPEESELTVQEVNLSTPTLIAGSFHLGKYCEQVNNEYMLCRAEEKDPRKCINEGKAVTACTLEFFRKVKGSCLAEFNQYTHCIDKSSGDMSLEFCRKTQGVFDKCMLDKLNIPRPSFGYFTEARVHDTKRPKPIEEPKAVYPDATPALPENYEKKSARFGGRFYWMTD; this is encoded by the exons ATGACCATTACCAACGACGTAGTTCTACCTGAAGAGTCAGAATTGACTGTGCAAGAAGTAAATTTATCTACACCTACTTTAATCGCAGGATCTTTCCACTTAGGAAAATATTGTGAACAAGTTAATAAT GAATACATGCTCTGCCGCGCTGAGGAGAAGGATCCTCGCAAGTGCATCAATGAAGGCAAAGCCGTCACCGCCTGCACTCTGGAATTCTTCCGGAAGGTGAAAGGCTCTTGCCTCGCTGAGTTCAACCAATATACGCACTGCATTGATAAGAGTTCCGGAGATATGAGTTTGGAGTT CTGCCGCAAAACTCAGGGTGTGTTCGATAAATGCATGTTGGATAAACTTAACATACCTCGTCCATCATTTGGTTACTTCACCGAGGCTAGAGTTCATGACACCAagag accAAAGCCCATCGAAGAGCCCAAGGCCGTGTATCCAGACGCGACTCCAGCTTTGCCGGAAAATTACGAGAAAAAAAGCGCGCGATTTGGCGGTCGTTTCTATTGGATGACAGATTAA